From the genome of Bactrocera oleae isolate idBacOlea1 chromosome 2, idBacOlea1, whole genome shotgun sequence, one region includes:
- the LOC106627685 gene encoding cytochrome c oxidase subunit 5A, mitochondrial: MLRVASGQVANVLRGAMGLSGRVATVGSVRASHGEENEEVFNKRYQEFFDRKDIDGWEVRKGMNDLLGMDLVPEPSIIEAGLRACRRVNDIALAIRWLEGCKDKCGDQKSTVYPYLIQNIRPTLDELGIPTPEELNYDKPELALQSVYDI; encoded by the coding sequence ATGTTGCGTGTCGCTTCTGGACAAGTTGCTAACGTGCTGCGTGGTGCAATGGGCCTATCTGGCCGTGTTGCCACCGTCGGCTCAGTACGTGCTTCTCACGGCGAAgaaaatgaagaagttttcaaCAAACGTTACCAAGAGTTCTTCGATCGCAAAGATATTGATGGTTGGGAAGTTCGTAAAGGCATGAATGATTTGCTGGGCATGGATCTAGTACCAGAACCCTCAATAATTGAAGCTGGTCTGCGTGCCTGCCGTCGTGTTAACGACATTGCTCTGGCTATTAGGTGGTTGGAAGGTTGCAAAGACAAATGTGGTGACCAAAAGAGCACCGTCTACCCATATCTCATCCAGAACATTCGCCCCACCTTAGATGAATTGGGCATTCCAACTccagaagaattaaattatgatAAACCTGAGTTGGCATTACAATCAGTTTACGATATTTAA